Proteins encoded together in one Plectropomus leopardus isolate mb chromosome 19, YSFRI_Pleo_2.0, whole genome shotgun sequence window:
- the dcakd gene encoding dephospho-CoA kinase domain-containing protein: MFLVGLTGGIASGKSTVSSMLRELGCPIIDADVVARKVVEPHTPAYSRIVYHFGPEILLENGEIDRQKLGQLIFANEEKRKLLNSITHPEIHRAMLKEILFYFLRGYRYVVLDVPLLFETRRLTQFLNHTVVVYCDPATQLLRLMQRDGLTQEQAEQRVAAQMPLNEKRGLANHVIENSGSREDTHRQVLRLHTKLEDSMDFLLVRVIAIAATTSLGGILLYAAKILLS, translated from the exons aTGTTCCTGGTGGGGCTGACGGGAGGTATCGCCTCAGGGAAAAGCACAGTGTCTTCAATGCTGCGGGAGCTTGGCTGCCCCATTATCGATGCCGATGTTGTGGCCAGAAAAG TTGTGGAGCCGCACACTCCCGCCTATTCCCGCATCGTCTACCACTTCGGGCCAGAGATCCTGCTCGAGAACGGTGAGATCGACAGGCAGAAGCTGGGCCAGCTCATCTTTGCCAACGAAGAAAAGAGGAAGCTGCTGAACTCCATCACCCACCCAGAGATCCACAGAGCAATGCTCAAAGAGATCCTGTTCTACTTTCTCAGAG GGTACCGCTACGTGGTGCTGGATGTCCCCCTTCTCTTTGAAACCAGACGTCTCACTCAGTTTCTAAACCACACTGTAGTAGTTTACTG TGACCCTGCCACTCAGCTTTTGCGCCTAATGCAGAGGGACGGCCTGACCCAGGAGCAGGCCGAGCAGCGCGTGGCCGCACAAATGCCGCTCAACGAAAAGCGCGGCTTGGCCAATCACGTTATCGAGAACTCGGGCAGCCGCGAGGACACCCACCGGCAGGTCCTGCGATTGCACACAAAGCTGGAGGACTCCATGGACTTCCTCCTAGTGAGGGTCATTGCCATCGCTGCCACTACCAGCCTGGGTGGGATCCTGCTGTACGCAGCCAAGATACTTTTGTCCTAA
- the pus3 gene encoding tRNA pseudouridine(38/39) synthase — MSEALIQRIKELEADLEALKSQLKERSEAEIDMDNIYNSPPHGNTDCRSDGGTSSSKKGKKAAKARPFDFSAHPRRHVALRLAYLGWSYQGFAVQENTDNTVEARLFEALLKTRLIQDRQSSNYHRCGRTDKGVSAFSQVITIDLRSTQFCGGLGVTLPEHVDVGSRNKSAASELPYVKMLNRVLPQDIRILDWAPVAEGFSARFDCQSRTYRYYFPRGCLDVALMADAAKRYEGTHDFRNLCKMDVGNGVLQFERTILSASVKPMQPQHISSTNQYDLFMFEIKGLAFLYHQVRCMMALLLLIGQKLEAPEIINQLLDVQSNPRKPQYSMAVDYPLVLYDCHFEGLSWKQEPEEVNLVLSVLQQHWTQSAVKTHVLLGMIQGLEAVGGVSSDRCWLVEGSRQRNYRPLLERPYCESLESRIKHFVKRGRLEREEGENGGETVHRGKKSKHSHNAPNLPVSSEMSQHSPDQKADD, encoded by the exons ATGTCTGAGGCTTTAATCCAGAGAATAAAGGAGCTGGAGGCAGACCTGGAGGCCCTCAAGTCCCAGCTGAAGGAGAGAAGTGAAGCTGAAATTGACATGGACAATATTTACAACTCACCTCCTCATGGAAACACAGACTGCAGATCTGATGGCGGCACCAGCAGCAGTAAAAAGGGTAAGAAAGCAGCCAAAGCGCGTCCTTTTGACTTCTCTGCCCACCCTCGGCGCCATGTGGCTCTCCGGCTGGCTTACCTGGGATGGTCCTACCAGGGGTTTGCAGTTCAGGAGAACACAGACAACACTGTGGAGGCCAGACTCTTTGAAGCTTTGCTGAAAACGCGGCTGATCCAGGACCGACAGAGCTCCAACTACCATCGGTGTGGTCGCACAGATAAAGGAGTTAGTGCCTTTTCCCAG GTCATAACCATCGATTTGCGCTCCACACAGTTTTGTGGAGGTCTGGGCGTCACACTCCCTGAACATGTTGACGTTGGCTCCAGGAATAAATCTGCCGCCTCTGAGCTTCCATATGTGAAGATGCTGAACAGAGTCCTGCCCCAGGACATCAGGATCTTGGACTGGGCACCAGTAGCCGAGGGTTTCAGTGCACGCTTTGACTGTCAATCTCGTACGTACCGGTACTACTTTCCCCGCGGCTGCTTGGATGTCGCATTGATGGCGGATGCTGCAAAAAG ATACGAGGGAACGCACGACTTTCGCAACTTGTGTAAAATGGATGTGGGTAACGGAGTCCTGCAGTTTGAGAGGACCATCCTGTCGGCATCAGTGAAGCCCATGCAGCCGCAGCACATCTCCAGTACAAACCAGTATGACCTCTTCATGTTTGAGATTAAAGGACTGGCCTTCCTTTACCACCAG GTACGATGCATGATGGCGCTGCTTCTCCTGATAGGACAGAAACTGGAAGCCCCGGAGATCATTAATCAGCTCCTGGATGTTCAGAGTAACCCCAGGAAGCCTCAGTAcag CATGGCAGTAGATTACCCGCTGGTGCTGTACGACTGCCACTTTGAGGGTTTGAGCTGGAAACAGGAGCCTGAAGAGGTGAACCTCGTCCTGTCTGTGCTCCAGCAACACTGGACCCAGAGTGCAGTCAAGACCCACGTCCTCCTCGGGATGATCCAGGGTTTGGAGGCCGTAG GGGGAGTGTCGTCAGATCGTTGCTGGCTAGTGGAAGGCAGCAGGCAGAGAAACTACCGGCCGCTGCTGGAGCGTCCATACTGCGAGAGCCTGGAGTCCAGGATAAAGCATTTTGTGAAAAGAGGCAGGCTGGAGCGGGAGGAAGGGGAGAACGGAGGTGAAACGGTTCACCGAGGGAAAAAATCCAAACACTCCCACAATGCTCCAAATCTGCCTGTTTCTTCAGAGATGTCACAACACAGTCCTGATCAAAAAGCAGATGACTGA
- the LOC121958448 gene encoding CD63 antigen-like, which translates to MCPCCSIKCCFVGFNLLFLASGVALIVIGVQQHSTYKQMGAFAGKSLSQISVVLVAVGVTISLVSILGHLGAFFNHYNMMACFICILIIIIILEVLTGAAFYILRKRTLILQVKNAIDYDGKARKVIQEYSPEKRHAIDRVQEMFKCCGADGPDDWANSVGWGNQDAVPDSCCVVKGQGCGQDKDKVHPKGCIRAIKLFLLRSLLWVGAVCIALGITEVFGVVVGAFFCLNIRGKNYENMS; encoded by the exons ATGTGCCCGTGTTGCAGCATCAAATGTTGCTTCGTTGGCTtcaatttgctgtttttg gctTCTGGGGTTGCTCTCATTGTTATCGGAGTACAGCAGCACTCGACTTACAAACAGATGGGTGCCTTTGCAGGGAAGAGCCTGTCTCAAATCTCTGTAGTCCTGGTTGCAGTGGGTGTCACCATATCCCTGGTCTCAATCTTGGGTCACTTGGGGGCATTCTTTAACCATTATAATATGATGGCCTGT TTTATCTGTATCCTGATCATCATTATCATTCTGGAGGTACTCACAGGGGCTGCCTTTTACATATTACGCAAAAGG ACTCTCATCCTACAGGTGAAGAATGCTATCGACTATGACGGAAAAGCACGAAAAGTGATTCAAGAATACAGCCCGGAGAAGAGACATGCCATCGACAGAGTTCAGGAAATG TTCAAATGCTGTGGTGCAGACGGCCCTGATGACTGGGCCAACAGTGTGGGCTGGGGGAACCAAGACGCTGTGCCAGATTCCTGCTGTGTGGTGAAGGGTCAGGGCTGTGGACAAGACAAGGACAAAGTGCACCCAAAG GGTTGTATCCGCGCCATTAAGCTCTTTCTGTTGAGAAGCCTGCTGTGGGTCGGCGCTGTCTGCATTGCTCTTGGAATCACAGAG GTTTTTGGAGTGGTAGTGGGGGCTTTCTTTTGTCTGAacataagaggaaaaaattatgaaaacatgaGCTGA
- the LOC121959160 gene encoding myosin light chain kinase, smooth muscle-like — MDKDGRKPKSFVSTFRLALNPNARTFCVEKKTEDGHNKLGVPSATDSKLKQIPGLEPPHFKQTLRDCTVCEGSDASFQGVIAGSRPLSISWLHNGGRVQSSNTSFKNSVASLALTRCSPGDAGTYTCIAENKAGKQSSSAVLRITATKETLRTSNHELQSQVTLKAAASENNKLSSASKQKSQNSKQDNKVSTGSSDIKPQTKVSTSQGPPVEFVDPPEQVEVRVGQQARLHCEFRSRSVPVACCWICNKEKVVVRGQRMSVQSSETESSVEISKACTEDTGSYTIIVRNQKGSAQHTVSLSVIDRPEPPASQPVVSQLSTQSLVLSWTGPSYDGGTAVLGYKVEVRQEGLDKPGSWTELTSRCKSTSYHVRSGLERLGQYRFRVRAYNSAGVSEPSQESECVKMATRKKEMKVDSGTYITVTIDTKHKAKDHYDLHEKLGVGKFGQVYRMSHKETGQVVAGKFYRGRTSKDRAAARKEIELMNCLHHPKLVQCLAAYESRTEMVMIMEFIAGGELFEHIVDDNFEHTELTSARYMQQILEGMQYVHKQKIVHLDLKPENIVCVDTTGTQIKIIDFGLASELEEGKPLMVMHGTPEFVAPEVINYDPVGLETDMWSIGVICFILLSGESPFQGNSDAETLALVMAASYKFDEESFEDISDQAKDFINSLLKKDRRCRLSCTEALAHPWMVSFTPLNFRSTKSLNKRKMRHFLARRKWKKTGKAVLALQRMANLSNRPDSPGSSSEEPGWSQEAEEAIQSLDKQLQSEPRFQQALKDATLPKGATAQLTCLVNGYPQPEVKWLQNKKPVSESDRVTIEQHEDGLCSLVVADLDLSDSGVYVCRASNKLGAAMCSAKLTVKM, encoded by the exons ATGGATAAAGATGGCAGGAAGCCAAAGTCTTTTGTGTCTACTTTCCGGTTGGCCCTTAATCCCAATGCCAGAACTTTCTGTGTggagaagaaaacagaagatGGACACAACAAACTGGGAGTCCCATCAGCAACAG ATTCCAAACTGAAACAAATCCCGGGACTTGAACCACCTCACTTCAAACAGACACTCAGGGACTGTACAGTCTGTGAAGGAAGTGATGCTTCTTTTCAAGGTGTTATCGCAGGAAGTCGACCTCTGAGCATTTCCTGGCTACACAATG GTGGGAGGGTGCAATCAAGTAATACCTCCTTCAAAAACAGTGTAGCCAGTCTGGCGTTGACTCGTTGTTCACCAGGAGATGCTGGGACGTACACCTGCATAGCTGAGAATAAAGCCGGGAAACAGTCAAGCAGTGCTGTTCTACGTATCACAG caacaaaggaAACTCTCAGAACAAGCAACCATGAGCTGCAAAGTCAAGTCACCCTCAAGGCTGCGGCAtctgaaaacaataaattgtCTTCAGCTTCAAAACAGAAAAGCCAAAACAGCAAACAAGACAACAAAG TCTCCACAGGTAGCAGTGATATCAAACCTCAAACAAAAGTCTCCACTAGCCAAG GGCCTCCTGTGGAGTTTGTGGACCCACCAGAGCAGGTGGAGGTTCGAGTTGGACAGCAGGCCCGGCTACACTGTGAGTTCAGGAGCAGATCTGTCCCTGTGGCCTGCTGCTGGATTTGCAACAAAGAGAAG GTGGTGGTAAGAGGGCAGAGGATGTCTGTCCAGAGCAGTGAGACAGAAAGCAGTGTGGAGATCTCCAAGGCCTGTACAGAAGACACAGGCTCATACACCATCATAGTGCGAAACCAAAAAGGCTCTGCTCAGCATACAGTCTCCCTCAGTGTCATAG ACCGGCCAGAGCCACCAGCATCCCAACCTGTTGTTTCCCAGCTGTCCACTCAGTCCCTGGTCCTATCCTGGACGGGTCCCAGCTATGATGGAGGCACAGCAGTGCTGGGCTACAAAGTGGAGGTCAGACAGGAAGGCCTGGATAAGCCAGGAAGCTGGACTGAACTAACAAGCCGATGTAAAAGCACATCATACCACGTTCGCTCAGGCCTGGAGCGTCTGGGACAGTACCGCTTCCGTGTCAGGGCCTACAACTCGGCAGGGGTCAGTGAACCAAGCCAGGAGTCTGAGTGTGTGAAGATGGCGACTAGAA aaaaagaaatgaaggtAGATTCTGGGACGTACATCACAGTGACCATTGACACCAAACACAAGGCCAAAGACCACTATGATCTCCATGAGAAGCTGGGAGT TGGGAAGTTCGGTCAGGTATACCGCATGTCCCACAAAGAGACGGGTCAGGTGGTTGCGGGGAAGTTCTACCGAGGCCGAACCTCCAAGGATAGGGCAGCAGCTCGCAAAGAGATCGAACTAATGAATTGTCTTCACCACCCAAAACTGGTCCAATGCCTGGCTGCATATGAAAGTCGCACCGAGATGGTCATGATCATGGAGTT TATTGCGGGTGGGGAGCTCTTTGAACACATTGTGGATGACAACTTTGAGCACACAGAGCTCACCAGTGCCCGCTACATGCAGCAGATCTTGGAGGGCATGCAGTACGTTCACAAGCAGAAAATCGTCCACCTGGACCTCAAACCAGAGAACATTGTCTGCGTGGACACAACTGGTACACAGATCAAGATCATCGACTTTGGCTTGGCTAGTGAACTGG AGGAGGGTAAACCTCTGATGGTGATGCATGGTACGCCCGAGTTTGTGGCCCCTGAGGTGATCAACTATGACCCTGTGGGCCTGGAGACTGACATGTGGAGCATCGGAGTTATCTGCTTCATCTT GCTCAGTGGAGAATCTCCTTTTCAGGGAAACAGCGATGCTGAAACATTGGCTCTTGTGATGGCTGCCTCCTATAAGTTTGACGAGGAGAGTTTTGAGGACATCTCTGATCAAGCGAAAGACTTTATCAACTCCCTGCTGAAGAAAGACCGAAG ATGCAGGTTGTCATGTACCGAGGCCCTTGCCCACCCCTGGATGGTCTCTTTTACCCCACTGAACTTCCGAAGCACGAAGTCCCTCAATAAGAGAAAGATGAGACACTTTCTGGCCAGGCGCAAGTGGAAG AAAACTGGCAAGGCTGTTTTGGCCCTACAGCGGATGGCTAATCTCTCTAACAGGCCAGACTCTCCTGGCAGCTCCTCAGAGG AGCCAGGCTGGAGCCAAGAGGCAGAGGAGGCCATCCAGTCACTGGATAAGCAGCTCCAGAGTGAACCTCGCTTCCAGCAGGCCCTGAAGGACGCCACCCTCCCCAAGGGAGCAACAGCTCAGCTAACATGCCTTGTCAATG GTTACCCGCAGCCGGAGGTGAAGTGGCTTCAGAATAAGAAGCCGGTGTCTGAATCGGACAGAGTGACCATTGAGCAACATGAAGACGGACTCTGCTCTCTGGTTGTGGCGGATTTGGATCTTTCTGACTCTGGAGTTTATGTGTGCAGGGCCAGCAACAAGCTGGGGGCGGCAATGTGCTCTGCCAAGCTGACAGTAAAGATGTGA